The segment tcattaaatttcattttaaataaatattatatactaacAGATATGCCCATTAAGATGAGCtattattcttttaacaatatttcatatataattgtCACAAATTAACTAAAGAAATGTAttgtagaaaatctcatgcaTGTTAACAGACtacttaagaaataagaaaaaatattatgtgtagtacactttaaatgtaaatttataacattaaaactttttttttctttatagcgGGATCTTCTCAATTCATTATGTTCACGAACAcgcaaatcaaaaaattattactaaaatcgGTTTGACATCAATAGTAATccactaacaaaaaaaattgaatgtcaaatacaaaataaaaataatactaaaaaagtattaacaataacctccaaatgaaatgaaaatattatgactCAGAGGACctcaaattcattaatctttgctCAATCCGacataaataaaataggaaatttacggactcataattaattattactcatGCGCAGATCGTTGGTTCACCACCACCACACAGGCACGACAAGAAAGTCTGAGCTAACTGAACTTTATTTGCAGTTGACATTTATACAACAATAATAAATGGAAGTAATGATGAGAAACAAGATACATTATGAGTTGGCGAGTTGacctttaataaaaatagtgGTAGAAATGTTGTGCAACCACGCACGCTTAATTTTATGCCcacgcattaaaaaaaactgtttcagtCACTATATGCCGTAATTGAAGTTGGGATTGTGAGATATTTTGATTCTTCCGCAGCCTTCGCACAGAAGACACtatataacaattatatttttctcagacaTATTTGTTTCCTGaatcatattttcaattacagaaaattattttaaaaagtataatctatatctttaatatattgaAGGAATTTTCGGCtctttatttctctaattttcatttttaacatcttatttaaaatgctattttataggGACATTTGGAAGCTctgcttaaaactattttttaaatgaagtataattAGTAATTGGAaattacattaaaacttttaggCCGAAATACCTTCTTTCTTGATTTTTCTtccaacattttttctttaaatttaaattaattggttTTTGAATTCAAGCATTCTGTTACAGTTGGATTTCAGGTAGTCGGGATATTTGAGCTTTTGTTGTAAATGTCTAAGTTGTCCATAATTCTTCTTTTCCAGAAACAATTTAAAggtaggaaaagaaataaaattattcacaataaGCAGAAAAAGGAAGAATTGTGATTTTCTGATTATGTTTTGAGTATAATGCATTGCTTATAAAGTTTCAGCATTGAATCAGAAAATCATCCCATTGAAAAATTACATGTCGAAGTTTTTTTATGTGACTTAGATATGTAAGATCTTTTCATGCTGTCTGATATTCTCATGTTTACAGGATGTAAATGTTTGGATTATGAATTACTGATCAAATGTCAATTGCTCATAAGCAATTACTTTTGTCAATTGCTCACAAAACAAAGTTTGCctagaaaaatcttttaactgTTCCCAAAGGTACTGTCAATAATTATCTGAACTCTTTAGCTATGCTCATCTTCTTCACAATGCAAGAAattgtacatttaaaattaaacttagatTGAAATCTATTAATTTGTACATCTTCATAGTGCCAACGGATGCCAAGTCGTCCATGCCATTTCCTTTAGACACTAGCAATTTGATGCCTGTTGGCGATGTGAGGATTATCGACAAGTGgatttcaaccaaatttaatttttgaatcatgaATTACTGTCATTTTGCATGTACAATCagcatttcacaaaatatttgaaaatcaaacttattcacagacaaattagtaataagttagttttaattttcctttagaaGAATGCTGTTCTCCCATATGCCATTAAAATTCGCTctgtttctaaaacttttctgTCATTCCTCGTCTTCAGATAACTACATCTCTTGTACTGTTGGCGAGTTTTCGCAATTGTTTTGATGGGTATAAAATCTATTGGCTTGGGCAGAGGAAGGATcttcacacatttttatttttgtaatctcATACTGTCTATATCTGCCTCTGTCATCTTCTGTTGCACCACCATGTGTAGTAACTGTATTTTTGCTAAAGCTGGAAAGTAAAAGATGATAAAACCATAGGTAGACTTATTTTCGCGATCATTTAATATAGATAAATGGCTTCACTTTTCTACTTCTCTCAGTCAAGCACACCTCTCGTTTCTGAGACATGCTTTGAAATTTCATCCTCCAGTAATCTAAACGtcaattattattacaatcaaatgttatttaatatatgaatattttacatcAGATTGATAGCGTCACGCTGTCAGCTCATTTAAATCCCACACTTTTTGAAACGACCTATTTCTTATTTGCTTTTCAGACATCGCCCATCCCCTAACAATGCACGGCGGTACCGTAAGAGACATGTGCTTCATGGAGGATCTGAGCAATAGATCCAATCTACTCATCAGTGGTGGATCAGGTGACAACAAGATTTACATCACTGACTGCGAGACAGCCATGCCATTTCAGTCATTAACCGGACACACAGGTAACAAATGGTATTTCTTTCAGGTAGCATGTgttcaaaaaaagaataatgcaGCAAAGATTTCTGGATgctaaaaaagaaggaaaaattctcttatttcttcaattattagTGTTAGTGATACTAACACTTAACCCAGATTCACCTGTTGAAAGACCCAAGGACCACAAAAGAAAAGTACTAATTGATTTGGAATCGATGaaatggaagtatttttaaaaaacattcctAAGCTGGTgtgatatgaaatttgaaaaagggGTATCCTTATCATCTTCTGATAAGGTTGAAAATAGTCTTTCCTAAAATAGACTTCATGTGTGCTCAAAACGGGACATTGATGTAATttaccctttaaaaggccattttctctagtcataatttattaaaatatttttaggattgagactattttaaaaaacgtaattcaattagcttattagataaatttattttgattaatttattaatttcattaatcaataatgaattaacaaatcaagacatattaTTTTATGTCAGATAAGGaattaaagcatctaagtttctctCTGATTGAAAAAATTGACCAAAGTTATGCCAtcctacataacttcatacaaagattaatgaatttggtaGAAATCATACTTCCCATGGATCTTGGACGGGTTAATATCGAAGTAACTAAACttaatatggaataaataataaaaacaacatgtcaaagtttaaaaatgaaataaaacagaatttattctgttcagtgaattatttatttatttagttttataatctATGCGGTCAAATAATAATGGAAAGCTGCATCCAATTACCTTCTGTTAGAAATGATTTAAAGAGTTGGCcatctttcaataataaaataactctttcaaaaatattttttagtttaaattttatggctGTATAAAATGTATCCTtaattgcttttgaatatgaaattgctaattaatccttgttttataataattatttaaaggaaatgaaaataaagaaacatttttaggTCAATTGAAGCTTTCTTAGAATGCATAACTGAtgttatatttatcttaaaatcaataCATTCTGTATATATCAATTAATTACAATCAATTATATAGTGTATTGACATACAGAAACGTGAATATCAATACAAACTCAATTAATGTCATTGTTTCCTTAGGCCAGATCTTGTCCCTGTATACTTGGGGCGGCGTAATGTTCGTGAGTAGTTCTCAGGATAAAACCATTCGATTCTGGGACATGAGAACACAGGGATGTGTTCATCAGATTTCTTCAAGACCTGTCGGAGGCACTGGGCCTGGTGAGTCTCTTAATCTTTTCTACATAAAATCACATATGACATTTCTGGCAATATTTAAGCTATGACGTTTTACAGAAGGGTTTTTGTTTGATTTGTCTTCTTTAAAAtggtttgtttttaatatgaCTAACATTTCAGTATGAACTCTTAGTTCCATCTCTAAATTGTTCAGACTACAATTACGTAAATGAGTAGATTTGGTGTTAAAAACGTAAAATGaaagaatggaagaaaaaaataaaataaattgcagaatgatacattttaaaaccATATACGAtctatgattaaattaattactaacaaaaatacagaattatttttaatgatcaaaATCAGTTTCAGTTctgtaaataacatttaaattcgATGATTTTACGTATATTGACAAGTTAACTAATTATATAATCACCAGCGTTTGAACgagtaatttttaaatcatttatttaatataaaaggtattttgaaatatttcaataaattttaatagatagtGGATAATAATAGTCTACAAGTGCAAAAGTCTGTCCTGTATGGAGTTTTGAGCGAAATTTTTACAAAGTGTGTCGCTTCACATGTAATTTGAACCTTATCAAGTATtatctagtttttaaaaaaatcgttacaacattagatattttttgtatttctcgTAATTTTTGTTTCCAACTATTGTGTCCTTTTAatggtttgaatttaatttaattttaaattaattttcggaTGGTTGTTCGGTACTTCTGCAAattccttacaaaaaaaaaaaaacttaaaataacaatccagttttgaatataattctgaggaatctaaatttatatattgattgaaattacATTGTGTCGACTCTTTcatgatttttcataattttttgtttgcGCTTATAAGGGAACGAgaagcattattcaaaattaggTTTGtagcaattatattattaaatttttatatataccgccatttctttttataaaaatataagtttaattcaTATAAACTCGTTTCATATTCGAGTCAACTTAGGTGTCACCATAGCCTGGTAGTAAGGGAGTAATGGTAGCTTTGGGGCAAAAGGTTCCCAGGTTCGAAACACGGTACCAATAAAAAGCATCCGTGTAAGCGGGCCTGCTGCACGCTATATCCGTCGGAGCCAAATGTCTTTCTGTTGACGTGGTGCGAAACTTGGAAAGAGGGGTGCGCCGAGTAGGATATCATTCTCACCATCAATCTGGATTCAACATTACAATGTTCATCCTAAAATAGTCCTAGTTTTGCTTTCaaacggaacattaatataactaaactaaattaaatctcATGCAGAAAGAGTAGAAAAAATAGAGAGAGGccttttgttataaatttttcacaGAATTAAGCTTCAAATAAATCTTACCTAAATAATCCTTGCATGACTTTTGTGCCACGAACAAAAATTAGTCTTTCACTATCTTCATGGTTTCATCTTTTAGGGAGTGCAGCAGCTGCAATTTCGGTAGACCCTTCTGGAAGACTCTTGGTCGCCGGCCATGAAGATGCCACCTGCATGCTGTACGACATGAAAGGAAATCGCATTCTGCAGACCTTCAAACCCCACACTGCGGACATCAGGACTTGCCGACTCTCGCCCAAAGCCTTCTATTTACTCACAGGATCCTACGACTGCAAACTCATGTTGACTGACTTGCAAGgtaagtgcaatttttttttatgtaataaatatttcctgtAGTAACCGAGTTGTCTGTGacaacttaaaaacgctttgagtagacttatgaaatttaatatatggtctttacaccaaattttttatcacagtttgaaaaaaatccataCCATCAAAGTCTGTTtgtccgtctgtccgaatataagttaacattataactacaaaacgaaggctGCTacttggataaaatttgatacacatctgAAGTTTAGACAGACACCTGTgaaatttggagccaaattttGAAGGACAcactattcttttaaaaacatttaaacgcAGTAACTCTAAAATGTAAAGACAAATATATCAagtttgatatatgattttaagaCTACTAATATAGATATGTATCAAAGTTTAACTTCAGTCAGTTAGAAATaatacatctaaaacacaaatttgattttcgattaCCTAATGCTAAATACCAGGGATTAATTGTCTACAAAATACCAGGGATCATTCGATAGtttctaaaaatgctaaatttactccaaaaatcaacattttgtaactattgttcgtcgTAACTACTGTTCGTCGTAACTACTGTTCGTAACTATTGTTGCAAAGTATCGATTgcccaaggttcacaattttatgtcaATAGTGgtagataacacttttattaaaggaTTTCAAGGAAGTGTGCTCCCGCTTGTTTTTCATATaactggtaaataaaaataaatgccataTACTTTATACGCAAATGAACAAagtctttatttaaaacaatatcgtTTATTCTGTTTGAGGAGATGGACAATGCTTGTATGGATAATTTGATAAATgtgtactttttttttcgaaattccacagctttgtcaatttaaaaagtgcttccttattgaaaataatctttccaATATGAAGCATTCATATACTATAAATACTTACTACTTGTTAAATATAAACtgtattgaaaaattacttttatttaaaaaaaattggttcaatagaatttctttttgtttcatacTAAAAATTACCTATACAACTGCAAAATTATGAGacaaaatatataagattttttttcttttgttacagGTGATCTTACTCAACAGCTGGCAACAGTCCGAGTCGCAGAACATGCCGATAAAGTTATTCAAGGCAGATGGCATCCGAAGGAATTCACATTCATTTCCACCAGTGCAGACAAAACAGCTACTCTGTGG is part of the Argiope bruennichi chromosome 10, qqArgBrue1.1, whole genome shotgun sequence genome and harbors:
- the LOC129988976 gene encoding WD repeat-containing protein 47-like isoform X2, with amino-acid sequence MDEKIARRRIDGLFGDRRHKFLVVCDEGVFLHTDRPYYQNHHDESHKVSELSNASQGPGSGEGSEPKHNFVAVTQLEDEQAIRSVEYHPSGKFYAVGSNTKALRICAYPNCKEIRPDQEPREPTVLYKKQKHHKGSIYCMAWNATGDLLATGSNDKTVKLMRFNSNTCQLEDIAHPLTMHGGTVRDMCFMEDLSNRSNLLISGGSGDNKIYITDCETAMPFQSLTGHTGQILSLYTWGGVMFVSSSQDKTIRFWDMRTQGCVHQISSRPVGGTGPGSAAAAISVDPSGRLLVAGHEDATCMLYDMKGNRILQTFKPHTADIRTCRLSPKAFYLLTGSYDCKLMLTDLQGDLTQQLATVRVAEHADKVIQGRWHPKEFTFISTSADKTATLWALPQT
- the LOC129988976 gene encoding WD repeat-containing protein 47-like isoform X3 yields the protein MDEKIARRRIDGLFGDRRHKFLVVCDEGVFLHTDRPYYQNHHDESHKLSNASQGPGSGEGSEPKHNFVAVTQLEDEQAIRSVEYHPSGKFYAVGSNTKALRICAYPNCKEIRPDQEPREPTVLYKKQKHHKGSIYCMAWNATGDLLATGSNDKTVKLMRFNSNTCQLEDIAHPLTMHGGTVRDMCFMEDLSNRSNLLISGGSGDNKIYITDCETAMPFQSLTGHTGQILSLYTWGGVMFVSSSQDKTIRFWDMRTQGCVHQISSRPVGGTGPGSAAAAISVDPSGRLLVAGHEDATCMLYDMKGNRILQTFKPHTADIRTCRLSPKAFYLLTGSYDCKLMLTDLQGDLTQQLATVRVAEHADKVIQGRWHPKEFTFISTSADKTATLWALPQT
- the LOC129988976 gene encoding WD repeat-containing protein 47-like isoform X4; translated protein: MSRFAYPRTCSIHFRLCPLKDARTSPLHFDDLISNLSNASQGPGSGEGSEPKHNFVAVTQLEDEQAIRSVEYHPSGKFYAVGSNTKALRICAYPNCKEIRPDQEPREPTVLYKKQKHHKGSIYCMAWNATGDLLATGSNDKTVKLMRFNSNTCQLEDIAHPLTMHGGTVRDMCFMEDLSNRSNLLISGGSGDNKIYITDCETAMPFQSLTGHTGQILSLYTWGGVMFVSSSQDKTIRFWDMRTQGCVHQISSRPVGGTGPGSAAAAISVDPSGRLLVAGHEDATCMLYDMKGNRILQTFKPHTADIRTCRLSPKAFYLLTGSYDCKLMLTDLQGDLTQQLATVRVAEHADKVIQGRWHPKEFTFISTSADKTATLWALPQT
- the LOC129988976 gene encoding WD repeat-containing protein 47-like isoform X5, yielding MENDLKRLFQRKLSNASQGPGSGEGSEPKHNFVAVTQLEDEQAIRSVEYHPSGKFYAVGSNTKALRICAYPNCKEIRPDQEPREPTVLYKKQKHHKGSIYCMAWNATGDLLATGSNDKTVKLMRFNSNTCQLEDIAHPLTMHGGTVRDMCFMEDLSNRSNLLISGGSGDNKIYITDCETAMPFQSLTGHTGQILSLYTWGGVMFVSSSQDKTIRFWDMRTQGCVHQISSRPVGGTGPGSAAAAISVDPSGRLLVAGHEDATCMLYDMKGNRILQTFKPHTADIRTCRLSPKAFYLLTGSYDCKLMLTDLQGDLTQQLATVRVAEHADKVIQGRWHPKEFTFISTSADKTATLWALPQT
- the LOC129988976 gene encoding WD repeat-containing protein 47-like isoform X1, with the translated sequence MFAPCCGPPTSYYMWPHQQLPNLWTRPMPTMTSTLPAPAKPCPMHDLTKKQRSHEKLQRACSAPKPLLGKKKLSNASQGPGSGEGSEPKHNFVAVTQLEDEQAIRSVEYHPSGKFYAVGSNTKALRICAYPNCKEIRPDQEPREPTVLYKKQKHHKGSIYCMAWNATGDLLATGSNDKTVKLMRFNSNTCQLEDIAHPLTMHGGTVRDMCFMEDLSNRSNLLISGGSGDNKIYITDCETAMPFQSLTGHTGQILSLYTWGGVMFVSSSQDKTIRFWDMRTQGCVHQISSRPVGGTGPGSAAAAISVDPSGRLLVAGHEDATCMLYDMKGNRILQTFKPHTADIRTCRLSPKAFYLLTGSYDCKLMLTDLQGDLTQQLATVRVAEHADKVIQGRWHPKEFTFISTSADKTATLWALPQT